The Sphaerospermopsis torques-reginae ITEP-024 genome has a window encoding:
- a CDS encoding DUF433 domain-containing protein produces the protein MVQATEYLYIVRDDEILNGEPIIRGTRTPVRAIVETWRMGIAPEEIPKGMPHLTLGQIFGALTYYSDHQEEINQYIEKNRIPEELIDPLVRDL, from the coding sequence ATGGTTCAAGCAACAGAATATCTTTATATAGTGCGGGATGATGAAATTCTCAATGGAGAACCTATAATTAGAGGAACTCGCACACCTGTGAGAGCAATTGTTGAAACGTGGCGCATGGGCATTGCACCAGAGGAAATTCCTAAAGGAATGCCACACCTAACTTTAGGGCAAATTTTTGGAGCATTAACTTATTATAGTGACCACCAAGAAGAAATTAATCAATATATTGAAAAAAACCGCATTCCTGAAGAATTAATTGATCCATTGGTGAGAGATTTGTGA
- a CDS encoding helix-turn-helix domain-containing protein: MIIIAIQNQINSILDQENITQDDRDYLKFLGTLVYDYEQQHEKMPTLKGIALFQALLEESELQPKDLVAILESESIVLDVLNGKRKLTEKEIQDLAVFFKINSSYFFE, from the coding sequence ATGATCATAATTGCTATCCAAAATCAAATAAATTCTATTTTGGATCAAGAAAACATTACCCAAGATGATCGAGATTATCTCAAGTTTCTCGGTACTTTGGTTTATGATTATGAACAGCAACATGAAAAAATGCCAACTCTTAAAGGTATCGCATTATTTCAAGCATTGTTGGAAGAATCGGAACTACAACCAAAAGATTTAGTTGCTATTTTAGAAAGTGAGTCAATAGTATTAGATGTTCTTAATGGGAAACGGAAATTAACAGAAAAGGAAATTCAAGATTTAGCAGTATTTTTTAAAATAAATTCTAGTTATTTCTTTGAATAA
- a CDS encoding NYN domain-containing protein — translation MANLLYVDNSNVWIEGIHVAAYKSGMATDVWTAVKGNICEHSWKIDFGKLFSFAGGDKKEVRKAALFGSKPPNNDSLWSAAERNGFEVIIYDRNVVNAEKKIDTDIVATMIEDSYEILQPGDEITLVSGDSDYVPAIEKLKKRGIPVHVVFWKHASRDIKDAATSFTELDQWLEHLKLQN, via the coding sequence ATGGCAAATTTACTGTATGTCGATAATTCAAATGTATGGATTGAAGGAATCCACGTTGCAGCCTACAAAAGTGGTATGGCAACGGATGTTTGGACTGCGGTAAAAGGAAATATTTGCGAGCACAGTTGGAAAATTGATTTTGGCAAGCTTTTCAGTTTTGCTGGAGGTGACAAAAAAGAAGTTAGAAAAGCAGCACTATTTGGTTCCAAACCTCCAAATAACGATTCTTTATGGTCTGCTGCCGAAAGAAATGGTTTTGAAGTAATAATCTATGACAGAAACGTTGTCAATGCCGAAAAGAAAATTGATACAGATATAGTTGCAACAATGATCGAAGATTCTTATGAGATTTTGCAACCTGGCGATGAGATAACATTGGTTTCTGGAGATTCTGACTATGTTCCAGCAATAGAGAAACTCAAGAAACGTGGAATACCTGTTCATGTTGTTTTTTGGAAACACGCATCACGAGACATCAAAGATGCTGCAACTTCATTCACTGAGCTTGATCAATGGTTAGAGCATCTAAAGCTACAAAACTAA
- a CDS encoding Ycf34 family protein has translation MCICVNCHYVDRCITYNAVETQHQQPHLTENPDFDPNEPSINVNIRTKDDIIEMEWDVVGCLSFKKEMGKWSKLRPGELVPT, from the coding sequence ATGTGTATTTGCGTGAACTGCCACTATGTAGACCGTTGCATAACCTATAATGCTGTAGAAACACAACATCAACAACCCCACTTAACAGAAAATCCCGATTTTGACCCCAATGAACCCTCGATTAATGTTAATATTCGCACAAAAGATGACATTATTGAAATGGAATGGGATGTTGTTGGTTGTCTTAGCTTTAAAAAAGAAATGGGTAAATGGTCTAAATTACGTCCTGGTGAATTAGTACCCACTTGA
- a CDS encoding DUF433 domain-containing protein → MINSLQRSLLSVVHSDPDILGGIPVFVGTRVPMRTLLDYLEAGDSLEVFLDHFPSVSREQAIAALELAKEMLTAYANPA, encoded by the coding sequence ATGATAAATTCTTTGCAGCGATCATTACTGTCTGTCGTTCATAGTGATCCCGACATTTTAGGAGGAATCCCTGTTTTTGTAGGAACTCGTGTCCCAATGAGAACCCTACTTGATTATCTTGAAGCTGGTGATTCATTAGAGGTATTTCTAGATCATTTCCCTAGTGTTAGTCGGGAACAGGCGATCGCAGCCCTTGAATTAGCAAAGGAAATGCTGACAGCTTATGCGAATCCTGCTTGA
- a CDS encoding helix-turn-helix domain-containing protein, giving the protein MITTEAENENAIAIVQDLEHRSHLTPEEKALLELLVTLISKFEEENYPIPQGTPHSMLLHLMEAQNVTPEDLVEVIGSREIVTQIINNQLPINKNQAQALAKFFQVDVELLQL; this is encoded by the coding sequence GTGATCACAACTGAAGCAGAGAATGAAAACGCGATCGCTATTGTACAAGATTTAGAACACCGTTCCCATCTCACTCCAGAGGAAAAAGCATTATTGGAATTATTGGTAACATTAATATCCAAATTTGAAGAAGAAAATTATCCCATACCTCAAGGAACACCACATTCTATGTTACTGCACTTAATGGAAGCGCAAAATGTGACACCAGAAGATTTAGTTGAGGTGATCGGTTCACGGGAGATAGTTACTCAGATTATTAATAATCAGTTACCAATAAATAAAAATCAAGCTCAGGCTTTAGCCAAGTTTTTCCAAGTAGATGTAGAATTACTACAATTATGA
- a CDS encoding DUF5615 family PIN-like protein encodes MRILLDECVPRPLKRELSDYKIQTVVEMGWSGKKNGELLRLMSQEGFTILLTTDQNLRYQQNLQQAGVAVLVLVAPSNKLADLLPLIPDARQVLNTITPGAVIEIGGL; translated from the coding sequence ATGCGAATCCTGCTTGATGAATGTGTCCCAAGACCTCTAAAGCGTGAACTTTCCGATTACAAGATACAGACAGTTGTTGAGATGGGATGGTCAGGAAAAAAGAACGGTGAATTGCTGCGGCTTATGAGTCAGGAAGGGTTTACAATTCTGCTTACTACCGATCAAAATTTGCGTTATCAACAAAATTTACAGCAAGCTGGAGTGGCAGTCCTCGTTCTCGTAGCACCGAGTAACAAGCTCGCTGACTTACTTCCTCTGATACCAGATGCTCGTCAGGTGTTGAATACCATTACTCCGGGAGCAGTGATTGAAATTGGAGGCTTATGA
- a CDS encoding type II toxin-antitoxin system HigB family toxin codes for MVIRGNNYRLIVDIVYPSQRIYIKYILTHAEYDQGKWKNDPYF; via the coding sequence ATTGTCATTAGAGGAAATAACTATCGTTTAATAGTTGATATTGTCTATCCTAGTCAAAGAATTTATATAAAATATATTTTAACTCATGCTGAATACGATCAAGGAAAATGGAAAAATGACCCTTACTTTTAA
- a CDS encoding Uma2 family endonuclease codes for MTLTQDTIKPVQLIPPLENGDRLTRSEFERRYHTMPDVKKADLIEGIVYMASPVRIRSHGKPHAYIMTWLGFYESATPGVELADNTTVRLDADNEPQPDALLRIENGGQSRISADDYVEGAPELIVEIAASSAAIDAYDKLKVYRRNQVQEYLIWRVYDGEFDWFILKDGEYRQLEANAEGVFCSQVFPGLWLDKSALLAGNLAKVLEILQQGLAGAEHQSFVENLG; via the coding sequence ATGACGCTGACTCAAGATACTATCAAACCTGTGCAATTAATTCCACCTTTGGAAAATGGTGATAGACTTACTCGTTCTGAGTTTGAACGTCGTTATCATACCATGCCAGATGTGAAAAAAGCAGATTTAATTGAAGGAATTGTTTATATGGCATCACCTGTAAGAATTAGAAGTCATGGAAAACCCCATGCTTATATAATGACTTGGTTAGGTTTCTATGAGTCAGCTACACCAGGTGTAGAACTAGCGGATAATACTACTGTGCGTCTAGATGCAGATAACGAACCTCAACCAGATGCACTATTAAGAATTGAAAATGGGGGACAGTCGCGGATAAGTGCAGATGATTATGTAGAAGGTGCGCCAGAATTGATTGTAGAAATTGCGGCTAGTAGTGCGGCTATTGATGCCTATGATAAACTTAAAGTATATCGGCGAAATCAGGTACAAGAATATTTAATTTGGCGAGTTTATGACGGTGAGTTTGATTGGTTTATTTTAAAAGATGGAGAATATCGACAGTTGGAAGCTAATGCTGAGGGAGTTTTTTGTTCTCAGGTTTTTCCTGGTTTATGGTTAGATAAATCTGCTTTGTTAGCTGGGAATTTAGCTAAAGTATTAGAGATTTTACAGCAAGGTTTAGCAGGTGCAGAACATCAAAGTTTTGTCGAAAACTTAGGATAG
- the tsaB gene encoding tRNA (adenosine(37)-N6)-threonylcarbamoyltransferase complex dimerization subunit type 1 TsaB, whose product MNNNLETLPLKKYALALHTTTPELGLVISNFADDTRRNVWNLGRDVSSHIHQYLIDLIKPQKWQDLQFIAVAKGPGGFTGTRIGVVTARTLGQQLEIPVFAVSTLAAFAWYEKSKNSEIQPILAIEMPAQRGQVFGAIYQINADNSGITALLSDTVFTPEKWQETLNNWQTEYQLIKATSGLAATVTSILELAYLDWQQGKRPHWSEALPYYGQHPVDI is encoded by the coding sequence TTGAACAATAATCTAGAAACTCTACCGTTAAAAAAATACGCTTTAGCACTACACACTACTACACCGGAATTAGGTTTAGTAATTAGTAATTTTGCAGATGATACTCGCAGAAATGTTTGGAATTTAGGACGTGATGTATCCAGTCATATCCATCAATATTTAATCGATTTAATTAAACCTCAAAAATGGCAAGATTTACAATTTATTGCTGTGGCTAAAGGTCCGGGAGGTTTTACAGGTACTCGCATCGGTGTGGTGACTGCTCGTACTTTGGGACAACAGTTAGAAATTCCCGTGTTTGCAGTTTCTACTTTAGCTGCATTTGCCTGGTATGAAAAAAGTAAAAATTCAGAAATTCAACCAATTTTAGCTATTGAAATGCCCGCCCAAAGAGGTCAAGTTTTTGGTGCAATTTATCAAATTAATGCTGATAATTCTGGTATTACTGCTTTATTATCAGATACTGTTTTTACACCAGAAAAATGGCAGGAAACTTTAAATAATTGGCAAACTGAATATCAATTAATTAAAGCCACATCTGGTTTAGCGGCAACCGTCACCAGTATTTTAGAATTAGCTTATTTAGATTGGCAACAAGGTAAACGTCCTCATTGGTCTGAAGCTTTACCCTATTATGGTCAACATCCTGTAGATATTTAA
- a CDS encoding DUF5615 family PIN-like protein — protein sequence MSKIFISLYLDEDVNVLVADLLQARGFDVTTTRDAGKLHATDVEQLAYAVSQTRTLVTHNRTDFEELVQSYFNSGQMHYGVIFAVRRSPQEMVQRLLVILNQVTWEEMQNQVRYI from the coding sequence GTGAGTAAAATATTTATTAGTTTGTATTTGGATGAAGACGTTAATGTCTTAGTGGCCGACTTGTTACAAGCAAGAGGGTTCGATGTTACCACCACACGAGATGCAGGAAAACTGCACGCAACTGATGTGGAACAATTAGCTTATGCTGTAAGTCAAACCAGAACTCTGGTTACTCATAATAGAACTGATTTTGAAGAACTTGTACAAAGTTATTTTAATTCAGGTCAAATGCACTACGGAGTAATTTTTGCTGTGCGTCGTTCTCCTCAAGAGATGGTACAAAGATTACTTGTTATTCTCAATCAAGTAACTTGGGAAGAAATGCAAAATCAAGTGAGATATATTTAG
- a CDS encoding B12-binding domain-containing radical SAM protein, whose product MKALLIWPIMPNSFWSYQETLDLANLRATNPPLGLITVAAMLPNDWEMRLVDRNVRLETDADWQWCDIVIISAMIIQKQDFGELIKKAKTLGKKVAVGGPFATSVPEFALEAGADYLILDEGEITIPMFLVALENGEEKGIFRATEKPDVTQTPIPRFDLLDLDAYIAMTVQFSRGCPFQCEFCDIITLFGRKPRTKTPEQILAELEVLYQMGWWRYVFIVDDNFIGNKRNAKVFLRALIPWMEERNYPFALLTEASLNLAEDDELLELMVKAGFVQVFMGIETPDIESLAGVNKEQNTRTSLVESCHKITKAGLQIMSGFILGFDGEKTGAGKRIQEFVEETSIPQAHLSLLQALPNTAMWTRLQKEGRLMDGLGKYFTSQKAMMNFVPTRPMSEIVNEFIDTFWNLYEPLPYLKRTFKHFMMMEGWRAKYQRTLTKAEWDFLKAICWRQGILRSTRFHFWWQLIVMAWRKPNLLYDYLIVLGVGEHFFKFRYEVKAELAAELALLQQQELENKETASLQLEAVS is encoded by the coding sequence ATGAAAGCTTTATTAATATGGCCGATCATGCCTAATTCTTTTTGGTCTTATCAGGAAACTCTTGATTTGGCTAATTTACGTGCTACAAATCCCCCCTTGGGTTTAATCACTGTAGCAGCAATGCTACCAAATGACTGGGAAATGAGATTAGTAGATCGCAATGTTCGTTTAGAAACTGATGCAGATTGGCAATGGTGTGATATTGTCATTATCTCAGCAATGATTATCCAAAAACAAGATTTTGGTGAATTAATTAAAAAAGCTAAAACATTAGGTAAAAAAGTTGCAGTCGGTGGACCATTTGCCACATCTGTACCAGAATTTGCCCTAGAAGCAGGAGCAGATTATTTAATTTTGGATGAAGGGGAAATCACTATTCCCATGTTTTTAGTAGCTTTAGAAAATGGAGAAGAAAAGGGTATTTTCCGCGCCACAGAAAAACCAGATGTTACCCAAACTCCTATCCCAAGATTTGATTTATTAGATTTAGACGCTTATATAGCAATGACGGTACAGTTTTCTCGCGGTTGTCCCTTTCAATGTGAATTTTGTGATATTATCACCCTTTTTGGACGTAAGCCACGCACGAAAACACCAGAACAGATATTAGCAGAATTAGAAGTATTATATCAGATGGGTTGGTGGCGTTATGTGTTTATTGTTGATGATAACTTTATCGGTAATAAACGTAATGCCAAAGTATTTTTAAGGGCATTAATTCCCTGGATGGAAGAACGTAATTATCCCTTTGCTTTATTAACAGAAGCTTCTTTGAATTTAGCCGAAGATGATGAATTATTAGAATTGATGGTTAAAGCTGGTTTTGTCCAGGTATTTATGGGGATAGAAACCCCTGATATAGAAAGTTTAGCGGGAGTAAATAAAGAGCAAAATACTCGAACTTCATTAGTTGAATCTTGTCACAAAATTACCAAGGCCGGATTACAAATTATGTCTGGTTTTATTTTAGGATTTGATGGTGAAAAAACGGGTGCTGGTAAACGGATTCAAGAGTTTGTGGAAGAAACGAGTATTCCCCAAGCCCATCTCAGTTTATTGCAAGCATTACCAAATACAGCAATGTGGACTCGTCTGCAAAAAGAAGGACGTTTAATGGATGGTTTAGGTAAATATTTTACTTCTCAGAAAGCTATGATGAATTTTGTTCCTACCCGTCCGATGTCGGAAATTGTTAACGAGTTTATTGATACTTTTTGGAATCTTTATGAACCATTACCATATCTAAAACGGACTTTTAAGCATTTTATGATGATGGAAGGTTGGCGGGCTAAATATCAACGTACTTTAACAAAAGCAGAGTGGGATTTTCTCAAGGCTATTTGTTGGAGACAGGGAATATTACGTTCTACAAGATTTCATTTTTGGTGGCAATTGATAGTCATGGCATGGCGTAAACCAAATTTATTATATGATTATTTAATTGTTTTAGGTGTGGGTGAACATTTCTTTAAGTTCCGTTATGAGGTAAAAGCTGAACTAGCAGCAGAATTAGCATTATTACAGCAGCAAGAATTGGAGAATAAAGAAACCGCAAGTTTGCAATTAGAAGCTGTGAGTTAA
- a CDS encoding SRPBCC family protein, whose protein sequence is MSQVLEQSIKINAPATLVEQCLTDLTLMHRWLNPVLRCEPVGEVWSTELGSRSRFMIQIPVIKPTLNTVVIERQPGLIVWGFKGFFQGSDRWECQPLPQGTLLINRFEFKIPNPVVSWGFNTFAASWTKADMEAQLKRFKRVAEELARSPKYAK, encoded by the coding sequence ATGTCCCAGGTTTTAGAACAATCAATTAAAATTAATGCTCCTGCTACGTTGGTAGAACAATGTTTAACTGATTTAACTTTAATGCACCGTTGGCTTAACCCTGTTCTCCGTTGCGAACCTGTGGGAGAAGTGTGGAGTACAGAACTAGGTAGTCGTAGTCGGTTTATGATTCAAATTCCGGTGATTAAACCTACTTTAAATACTGTGGTGATTGAAAGACAACCGGGTTTGATAGTTTGGGGTTTTAAAGGGTTTTTTCAAGGTAGCGATCGCTGGGAATGTCAACCACTCCCTCAAGGTACATTATTAATTAACCGCTTTGAGTTTAAAATTCCTAACCCTGTTGTCAGTTGGGGTTTTAACACTTTTGCAGCATCTTGGACAAAAGCAGATATGGAAGCACAACTCAAGAGATTTAAACGAGTTGCGGAAGAACTTGCACGCTCTCCTAAATATGCAAAATAG
- a CDS encoding methylenetetrahydrofolate reductase yields MQDSHKTSTLNNFRKAVQAGEFLVTAEVAPPKGGNITHTIEMTATLKGRVHAVNITDGSRAVLGMSPLAASAILLQHGIEPICQFACRDRNRIGLQADLMGAHALGIRNILALTGDPVKAGDHPDAKAVFDLESVRLLQLIRNMNEGVDFNHKTLNDGALDLFAGAAVDPQSKSWSGLQSRFEKKIEAGAQFFQSQLITDFEKLEKFMDQIASRYNKPILAGIFLLKSAKNAQFINRMVPGVNIPDHIIERLAKAKHPLQEGMKIAAEQVQMARGLCQGVHIMAVKKEEAIAQILDLAGVEKVS; encoded by the coding sequence ATGCAGGATAGTCATAAAACTAGTACATTAAACAACTTCCGCAAAGCGGTACAAGCGGGAGAATTTTTAGTTACTGCGGAAGTTGCACCACCCAAAGGGGGAAACATCACCCACACCATTGAAATGACAGCGACTCTTAAGGGGAGAGTTCATGCTGTTAACATTACCGATGGTAGCCGTGCGGTGTTGGGAATGTCACCATTAGCAGCTTCAGCAATTTTATTGCAACATGGAATTGAGCCAATTTGTCAATTTGCTTGCCGCGATCGCAATAGAATCGGATTACAAGCAGATTTAATGGGCGCTCATGCTTTGGGTATTCGTAACATTTTAGCCCTTACTGGTGATCCTGTAAAAGCAGGTGATCACCCCGATGCAAAAGCTGTTTTTGATTTAGAATCTGTGCGATTATTGCAGTTAATTAGAAACATGAATGAAGGGGTTGATTTTAATCATAAAACCCTGAATGATGGGGCATTAGATTTATTTGCAGGTGCAGCAGTTGATCCACAGTCGAAAAGTTGGTCAGGTTTGCAAAGTAGGTTTGAAAAGAAGATTGAAGCGGGAGCGCAATTTTTTCAAAGTCAATTAATTACTGATTTTGAAAAATTAGAAAAGTTCATGGATCAAATTGCATCTCGTTACAATAAACCAATTTTAGCAGGAATTTTTCTTTTAAAATCTGCGAAAAATGCCCAGTTTATTAATAGGATGGTCCCTGGTGTGAATATTCCTGACCATATTATTGAGAGGTTAGCGAAAGCGAAACATCCATTACAGGAAGGGATGAAGATTGCAGCCGAACAAGTGCAGATGGCGCGGGGTTTGTGTCAGGGAGTGCATATAATGGCAGTGAAAAAAGAAGAGGCGATCGCGCAAATTTTGGATTTAGCGGGGGTGGAGAAAGTTAGTTAG
- a CDS encoding CCA tRNA nucleotidyltransferase — protein sequence MNNSIVDILDAQNWPFSLEWLPQPAYMVGGAVRDAILGRSREYLDLDFMIPDDAVKVARAIAKHYHAGFVLLDAQRNIARVVFAHATADFAQQEGDSLLTDLHRRDFTINAIAYNPHTQEIIDPLQGCADIEACLLRMISPQNLQDDPLRLMRAYRQAAQLGFTIEPTTQTTIRTLAADINKVASERVRVEISYLLDSYQGTPWLKSAWEDNLLASFFTNANRESLEKLAAVDQAYNLIRETYPQLGEELQKPVRDTIKTTWLAIAKLACLLHPNPEIAEIELQELTYSRAEIRGVTTSLRLFPQFKKASYMSLREQYFLFQDVGVVFSATTVLALADDLVVGAMSGDNPLCVYVPLINCYFNPDDLVAHPSPLVSGKEVILALNIPASPLVGKILSEIAIAQAEGKINTAEGALEFAKQVTGDR from the coding sequence ATGAATAATTCAATTGTTGATATTCTAGATGCCCAAAATTGGCCTTTTAGCTTGGAATGGTTGCCACAACCAGCTTACATGGTGGGTGGTGCGGTGCGGGATGCGATTTTGGGTAGAAGTCGAGAATATTTAGATTTAGATTTTATGATCCCAGATGATGCGGTGAAAGTGGCACGGGCGATCGCCAAACATTATCATGCTGGTTTTGTGTTACTGGATGCCCAAAGAAATATTGCCCGTGTGGTATTTGCCCATGCTACCGCTGATTTTGCCCAACAGGAAGGGGATAGTTTATTAACTGATTTACACAGAAGAGATTTTACCATCAATGCGATCGCCTATAATCCCCACACCCAGGAAATTATCGACCCCCTTCAAGGTTGTGCAGACATAGAAGCCTGTCTATTACGGATGATATCACCTCAAAATCTGCAAGATGACCCTTTGCGGTTAATGCGTGCCTATCGTCAAGCTGCACAACTGGGATTTACAATAGAACCAACTACCCAAACCACTATTCGCACCTTAGCAGCAGATATTAATAAAGTTGCATCCGAAAGAGTACGGGTAGAAATTAGTTATCTTTTAGACAGTTATCAAGGTACGCCTTGGTTAAAAAGTGCTTGGGAAGATAATTTATTAGCTAGTTTTTTTACAAATGCTAACCGTGAAAGCTTGGAGAAATTAGCCGCAGTTGATCAGGCATACAACTTGATAAGAGAAACATATCCACAGTTAGGGGAAGAACTACAAAAACCTGTCCGTGATACTATCAAAACCACTTGGTTAGCTATTGCTAAACTCGCGTGTTTACTTCACCCTAACCCAGAAATAGCAGAAATCGAATTACAGGAATTAACCTATAGCCGTGCGGAAATTCGAGGTGTAACTACGTCCCTGCGACTGTTCCCGCAATTCAAAAAAGCTAGTTATATGTCCTTACGAGAACAGTATTTTTTGTTTCAGGACGTGGGAGTTGTTTTTAGTGCTACAACTGTCTTAGCCTTAGCAGATGATCTTGTAGTAGGGGCGATGTCTGGCGATAATCCGCTGTGCGTTTATGTACCTTTAATCAACTGTTACTTCAACCCTGATGATTTGGTAGCTCACCCCTCACCGTTAGTGAGTGGTAAAGAGGTAATCTTAGCACTAAATATTCCTGCGTCGCCACTTGTGGGTAAAATCTTGAGTGAAATTGCGATCGCTCAAGCTGAGGGTAAAATTAATACAGCAGAAGGGGCGCTAGAATTTGCAAAACAGGTGACAGGTGACAGGTGA
- the trpS gene encoding tryptophan--tRNA ligase — translation MGKQRVLSGVQPTGNLHLGNYLGAIRNWVEIQDQYENFFCVVDLHAITVPHNPATLAADTYTIAALYLACGIDLQHSNIFVQSHVSAHSELCWLLNCITPLNWLQDMIQFKEKALKQGENVGAGLLTYPVLMAADILLYQADKVPVGEDQKQHLELARDIVNRFNHQFAKDKPVLKLPDPLIRKEGARVMSLTDGTKKMSKSDPSELSRINVLDPPDQIANKIKRCKTDPVRGLTFDDPERPECNNLLTLYMLLSGKTKEAVAAECADMGWGQFKPLLTETAINALKPIQDKYKEVMAEKGYLESVLKDGREKAEAIANQTLADVKSALGYTARL, via the coding sequence ATGGGTAAGCAGCGCGTTTTGTCGGGAGTTCAACCAACTGGTAATTTACACTTGGGTAATTACTTGGGTGCTATTCGCAACTGGGTAGAAATTCAAGACCAGTATGAAAATTTCTTTTGTGTGGTAGATTTACACGCCATCACAGTACCACATAACCCCGCCACCTTAGCGGCTGATACTTACACCATCGCTGCTTTATATTTAGCCTGTGGCATTGATTTACAACATTCTAACATTTTTGTACAGTCTCACGTTTCTGCCCACAGTGAGCTTTGTTGGTTGTTAAATTGCATTACTCCCTTAAATTGGTTGCAAGATATGATTCAATTTAAGGAAAAAGCACTTAAACAAGGTGAAAATGTCGGTGCGGGTTTGTTGACTTATCCCGTTTTAATGGCTGCGGATATTTTACTTTATCAAGCGGATAAAGTTCCAGTGGGTGAGGATCAAAAGCAACATTTAGAACTAGCACGGGATATTGTTAACAGGTTTAATCATCAATTTGCTAAGGATAAACCTGTATTAAAGTTACCTGATCCTTTGATTAGAAAAGAAGGTGCAAGGGTAATGAGTTTAACCGATGGAACTAAGAAAATGTCAAAGTCTGATCCATCGGAGTTAAGCAGAATCAATGTTTTAGATCCACCAGATCAAATTGCTAATAAAATTAAACGTTGTAAAACTGATCCAGTTCGCGGTTTAACTTTTGATGATCCAGAACGACCGGAATGTAATAACCTGTTAACTTTGTATATGCTGCTGTCTGGGAAAACTAAGGAAGCGGTAGCTGCTGAATGTGCGGATATGGGTTGGGGTCAATTTAAACCTTTGTTGACGGAAACAGCGATAAATGCTTTAAAACCGATTCAAGATAAATATAAGGAGGTGATGGCAGAAAAAGGTTATTTAGAGTCAGTGTTAAAGGATGGTAGAGAAAAAGCAGAGGCGATCGCCAATCAAACCCTAGCAGATGTAAAATCAGCATTAGGTTATACCGCAAGGTTGTAA